A single genomic interval of Dromiciops gliroides isolate mDroGli1 chromosome 1, mDroGli1.pri, whole genome shotgun sequence harbors:
- the C1H19orf44 gene encoding uncharacterized protein C19orf44 homolog isoform X2: protein MSAARRSSLLNTSHLANDFFYDSSDVSIGDMRMKEVQNRVLRGEGLANTPFSQSRFLKRKQNADENQFFFKGSTIREMGSRTSLSRSLTTASKMRANAALMKLAQIETKIMGRKLQVDLSDTDTDGKSPDDISLNQRADALSLKNVSDIPWQCGDKLPTTSSNERVSRFLKKKGPAAENIASTAQFGNIKSSQPPKQKEPVRKLVSLDSDEEEMKLLLGNFVKPFSDRETPKNAVLMNAKLKEAESKALSLDEILSPPSALSPPSEELSSLKLFRTLRLPEESCQEAASQGIPSRTPSPQSGGKNKTSRSPSLSIMHYFSRPTSPKKEHIKLAFSPEETEIGSLDELCSEASSGSLNDFKINILSLDDLAPDDISEKIELGQKEEDHRMKQPSKELKTDVSVVKCIQRRNAKEMSPETSMNITSLHTEEESHTASEICEDVNEESVPFSREESISSRRSPSPRPQESTINSVYSEDFEKSPSSTVSGQTAYSQESLDETLESLSESPSYSQSDLPTQLGKPGQKRNEDVRRLLVKEVAVQTYDPVFTYSWTKESMATIGPSLGRAYLDPEPIASHVISADAIEALTAYSPAAFALNDMLKQQLTLTKQFMETSRYLHFSLLKSLEDDTFHYQTLEEVKEKSTRRL from the exons ATGTCAGCAGCAAGGAGATCCAGCTTGTTAAACACCAGCCACTtagctaatgattttttttatgatTCCAGTGATGTTTCCATAGGAGATATGAGGATGAAGGAAGTTCAGAATAGGGTCCTCAGAGGTGAAGGCCTTGCTAACACACCATTTAGCCAAAGCAGATTCCTAAAGAGGAAGCAAAATGCTGATGAAAACCAGTTTTTCTTCAAGGGTAGTACCATAAGAGAGATGGGGAGCAGGACCTCTTTAAGTAGATCACTGACTACTGCCTCCAAGATGAGGGCAAATGCAGCTTTGATGAAACTAGCACAAATAGAAACGAAAATTATGGGCCGAAAGCTGCAGGTTGATTTGTCTGACACTGATACAGATGGGAAGAGTCCTGATGACATTTCTTTGAATCAGAGAGCTGATGCCCTTTCTCTGAAGAATGTAAGCGACATTCCCTGGCAATGCGGGGATAAACTTCCCACCACCAGTAGCAATGAGAGAGTGAGTCGGTTTCTGAAGAAGAAAGGTCCAGCTGCTGAAAATATAGCCAGTACAGCACAGTTTGGAAACATCAAGAGCTCTCAACCACCCAAACAGAAAGAGCCAGTTAGAAAGCTGGTTTCTCTGGATAGTGACGAAGAGGAAATGAAACTGTTGCTGGGAAACTTTGTGAAGCCTTTCAGCGACAGAGAGACGCCTAAGAATGCTGTTCTTATGAATGCTAAACTTAAGGAGGCTGAATCTAAGGCACTCTCTCTG GATGAGATTCTGAGTCCACCAAGTGCTCTTTCTCCACCCAGTGAAGAATTGTCCAGTCTCAAGCTTTTTCGAACATTGCGCCTGCCTGAGGAAAGCTGTCAAGAAGCAGCCTCCCAAGGTATCCCTTCAAGAACGCCTTCCCCGCAGAGTGgtgggaaaaacaaaacttcaagaTCACCATCACTGTCCATAATGCATTACTTCTCAAGGCCAACATCCCCTAAAAAGGAACATATAAAGCTGGCATTCTCACCTGAGGAGACTGAAATTGGATCACTGGATGAGCTGTGCTCTGAAGCATCCAGTGGTAGCTTAAATG attttaaaataaacattttatcccTTGATGATTTGGCTCCAGATGATATCAGTGAGAAAATAGAACTCGGACAAAAA GAAGAAGATCATAGAATGAAACAACCAAGCAAGGAATTAAAAACAGATGTGTCAGTTGTCAAATGTATACAAAGAAGAAATGCCAAAGAGATGAGCCCAGAGACGAGTATGAACATTACTTCTCTTCATACTGAAGAGGAAAGTCACACTGCCAGTGAAATATGTGAGGATGTGAATGAGGAGTCTGTCCCCTTTTCTAGAGAGGAAAGTATTTCCAGCAGGAGGTCCCCATCTCCTAGACCTCAGGAGAGTACTATAAACTCAGTGTATTCTGAAGACTTTGAAAAGTCTCCAAGTTCAACAGTATCTGGGCAGACGGCCTACTCCCAAGAGTCATTAGACGAGACACTGGAGTCTTTGTCTGAGAGCCCTTCATATTCTCAAAGCGACCTTCCCACACAGTTGGGAAAGCCTGGTCAGAAGCGGAATGAGGATGTAAGGAGACTCTTAGTGAAAGAAGTGGCTGTTCAGACTTATGATCCTGTATTTACCTACAGCTGGACAAAGG AGAGTATGGCGACCATTGGCCCAAGTCTGGGCAGAGCGTACTTGGATCCTGAACCTATTGCCAGTCATGTGATTAGTGCAGATGCAATAGAAG cTCTGACAGCCTATAGTCCTGCAGCCTTTGCTTTGAATGACATGTTAAAACAGCAGTTGACATTGACAAAACAGTTTATGGAAACCAGCCGGTATCTGCATTTTTCTCTCCTGAAGTCCCTGGAAGATGACACATTCCATTATCAAACATTGGAAGAAGTCAAAGAG AAAAGCACCAGAAGATTATGA
- the C1H19orf44 gene encoding uncharacterized protein C19orf44 homolog isoform X1, which translates to MSAARRSSLLNTSHLANDFFYDSSDVSIGDMRMKEVQNRVLRGEGLANTPFSQSRFLKRKQNADENQFFFKGSTIREMGSRTSLSRSLTTASKMRANAALMKLAQIETKIMGRKLQVDLSDTDTDGKSPDDISLNQRADALSLKNVSDIPWQCGDKLPTTSSNERVSRFLKKKGPAAENIASTAQFGNIKSSQPPKQKEPVRKLVSLDSDEEEMKLLLGNFVKPFSDRETPKNAVLMNAKLKEAESKALSLDEILSPPSALSPPSEELSSLKLFRTLRLPEESCQEAASQGIPSRTPSPQSGGKNKTSRSPSLSIMHYFSRPTSPKKEHIKLAFSPEETEIGSLDELCSEASSGSLNDFKINILSLDDLAPDDISEKIELGQKEEDHRMKQPSKELKTDVSVVKCIQRRNAKEMSPETSMNITSLHTEEESHTASEICEDVNEESVPFSREESISSRRSPSPRPQESTINSVYSEDFEKSPSSTVSGQTAYSQESLDETLESLSESPSYSQSDLPTQLGKPGQKRNEDVRRLLVKEVAVQTYDPVFTYSWTKESMATIGPSLGRAYLDPEPIASHVISADAIEALTAYSPAAFALNDMLKQQLTLTKQFMETSRYLHFSLLKSLEDDTFHYQTLEEVKEYIKKHKSPPLTIEKALEEVVKEMSDH; encoded by the exons ATGTCAGCAGCAAGGAGATCCAGCTTGTTAAACACCAGCCACTtagctaatgattttttttatgatTCCAGTGATGTTTCCATAGGAGATATGAGGATGAAGGAAGTTCAGAATAGGGTCCTCAGAGGTGAAGGCCTTGCTAACACACCATTTAGCCAAAGCAGATTCCTAAAGAGGAAGCAAAATGCTGATGAAAACCAGTTTTTCTTCAAGGGTAGTACCATAAGAGAGATGGGGAGCAGGACCTCTTTAAGTAGATCACTGACTACTGCCTCCAAGATGAGGGCAAATGCAGCTTTGATGAAACTAGCACAAATAGAAACGAAAATTATGGGCCGAAAGCTGCAGGTTGATTTGTCTGACACTGATACAGATGGGAAGAGTCCTGATGACATTTCTTTGAATCAGAGAGCTGATGCCCTTTCTCTGAAGAATGTAAGCGACATTCCCTGGCAATGCGGGGATAAACTTCCCACCACCAGTAGCAATGAGAGAGTGAGTCGGTTTCTGAAGAAGAAAGGTCCAGCTGCTGAAAATATAGCCAGTACAGCACAGTTTGGAAACATCAAGAGCTCTCAACCACCCAAACAGAAAGAGCCAGTTAGAAAGCTGGTTTCTCTGGATAGTGACGAAGAGGAAATGAAACTGTTGCTGGGAAACTTTGTGAAGCCTTTCAGCGACAGAGAGACGCCTAAGAATGCTGTTCTTATGAATGCTAAACTTAAGGAGGCTGAATCTAAGGCACTCTCTCTG GATGAGATTCTGAGTCCACCAAGTGCTCTTTCTCCACCCAGTGAAGAATTGTCCAGTCTCAAGCTTTTTCGAACATTGCGCCTGCCTGAGGAAAGCTGTCAAGAAGCAGCCTCCCAAGGTATCCCTTCAAGAACGCCTTCCCCGCAGAGTGgtgggaaaaacaaaacttcaagaTCACCATCACTGTCCATAATGCATTACTTCTCAAGGCCAACATCCCCTAAAAAGGAACATATAAAGCTGGCATTCTCACCTGAGGAGACTGAAATTGGATCACTGGATGAGCTGTGCTCTGAAGCATCCAGTGGTAGCTTAAATG attttaaaataaacattttatcccTTGATGATTTGGCTCCAGATGATATCAGTGAGAAAATAGAACTCGGACAAAAA GAAGAAGATCATAGAATGAAACAACCAAGCAAGGAATTAAAAACAGATGTGTCAGTTGTCAAATGTATACAAAGAAGAAATGCCAAAGAGATGAGCCCAGAGACGAGTATGAACATTACTTCTCTTCATACTGAAGAGGAAAGTCACACTGCCAGTGAAATATGTGAGGATGTGAATGAGGAGTCTGTCCCCTTTTCTAGAGAGGAAAGTATTTCCAGCAGGAGGTCCCCATCTCCTAGACCTCAGGAGAGTACTATAAACTCAGTGTATTCTGAAGACTTTGAAAAGTCTCCAAGTTCAACAGTATCTGGGCAGACGGCCTACTCCCAAGAGTCATTAGACGAGACACTGGAGTCTTTGTCTGAGAGCCCTTCATATTCTCAAAGCGACCTTCCCACACAGTTGGGAAAGCCTGGTCAGAAGCGGAATGAGGATGTAAGGAGACTCTTAGTGAAAGAAGTGGCTGTTCAGACTTATGATCCTGTATTTACCTACAGCTGGACAAAGG AGAGTATGGCGACCATTGGCCCAAGTCTGGGCAGAGCGTACTTGGATCCTGAACCTATTGCCAGTCATGTGATTAGTGCAGATGCAATAGAAG cTCTGACAGCCTATAGTCCTGCAGCCTTTGCTTTGAATGACATGTTAAAACAGCAGTTGACATTGACAAAACAGTTTATGGAAACCAGCCGGTATCTGCATTTTTCTCTCCTGAAGTCCCTGGAAGATGACACATTCCATTATCAAACATTGGAAGAAGTCAAAGAG TATATTAAGAAACACAAGTCACCACCACTGACAATTGAGAAAGCTTTGGAGGAAGTTGTAAAGGAAATGTCGGATCACTGA